aagaccaaaaatgcaaaaaagtttttaaagtttatttaaagttcataaaaaaatttgtttcaaaatacaaattatgtagcttatacgtacaaatgataCGTACAAATTCACTACAGTGTGAAAACGcttaaatgaacaaaattttatccaataaataacttttttttacggcttataatcgtaatttgacgaatacAATCTTATTCCTTAATCTATTCCGAACTGCGGTGtattcatttgtacgtataagctacataacttgtattttgaaacaaatatttttaagaacaaataaactttaaaaaattttttgcatttttggtcttGATCTAATCGTCCTcagatttatttgtgtacgtactttaaacgtgtaaaaggattttcaattctgtaaatttaattcaaaactaAATGATTGAACAGAATgccggtaaaacagacgactttaggatccccttaactaaattatttttataaacatttaattttaacttaatttagtctaaaaaatattaatctgtcTAATCCTGCTTATTAAATGTGTAATAAGATATAATCAACATCCTGTTTGCAGCTGACGTTACAAATCGGTAACGCGGGACGCAACCACACGAACGTTTTAAGCGCTCACCCTAAAATTGTTCTGGAGGAGGTGACTGTTACCGGAAGTGGAAACAACACCCGCGTAGTCGCAAACGCAGTAGCGGAAGACGTGTCGAAGCTCGACGATGAAATTCGCTCGCTTCTGTCTAAGCGCGAGATACGAAAGGGTTTACAttcgacgacgacgaatcTAGTTCCGATTGATCAGGATGCGGCGCAATCCCGGGCAACGATCGTCAATACGAACGAGGAGGATGACATCGAAGATTTGGAAATAATGAGTCGTGTGGTGGAGAAGTACGAGCCGCAGAGACTCACGTCGAGGAAGACTAAGAGGAAAATCGTTGACGGCTCGAACGGCACTCACAGTAAATATCCTGAGAGAAATAAGGAAATTTGGTTAATATCTGAGTAATAAAACaacattaatagaaaaatatatgatatttgactataattgcatagtaaaataattataatcaggAATAtcattcttataataattattctcataataataaccatatttttatagagatGCCAAccatgaaaaaattatgctatAAACTATCTAACTTTAAATAGTATATGATTCATTATTACTactattatagtaataattactataaaaatgatattcctgattataattattttactatgcaattataattacaaatataacacatttttctattagtgAATATTgcgtatattaattaaagagagagagagagagagagagagagagagagagagagagagagagagagagagagagagagagagagagagagagaaagtcttagaactttaataaaattttgtcatcttaacaaaatatatcttgaTTAGACAGTAAATTTACATTGACATTATTACTCATATCAGCCAAATTTTGCttgataatacattttttttcggtATTATAGTATAGAAAAACTCATCGGAGTAACTTCAGCGTTTGTACTTATTCTTCACAGATGTCCACGGTAAAGTAGGAGGTCCAATAACGGAACTCGAGAAAGCTTACGCCGAGGTGTTACGAAACATATCGCGGAAGGCGCCTGAATTGTCGTTGAACAACGCCGACGTGACCCGGAATCCCTATTTATCCCAGGCAGTGAAGCAGCTCAAGCAAGTTTACATTCCGAAAGTGACGAACCGCCCACCGACTAACGATGGAACGGTGCAGTTGCATTCCGACATTGATTTTTCCTTCACGTCGCCCGCTCTGAAGAGCAAGAAGTCGAGAAAATTACTTAAGAAATATCATCAGTTAAATCATACCTCTACAACTCCTCGATTCTCGTCGGCGGAAGAATCAAGGTCTGACGAGGAAACTGCCGACAGTTCCAACGAATCGAGCACGCCCGCGGGATATCTTAATGTGCCCGGCGGAAAGACAAAGTTGAAATACGGATCGTCTGTACCAACGTCAAGTTCCGATCCagcgaaaaaaattaaaagtccCAAATGGAATACTCAGGACTTTTCGATTCAAGTTACATCTCCGTTTACTTTACGTTTGAATAACACTAACAGCAACtttaatgtaaacaatttgaaaaattcgaaCGTCACGAGTGAGGCGAACGTCGTTCAGCTACCGCCGAGTAGCTATAACGTAGTGCCGAGGCCATTTTCCATATCGCCGTCAGCCAATTCGTTCGTCACCGCAAATATTGACGCGTTATACAGAAAACCGGGCGCCACGCCGACGGGTTTCGGCCAGCAGCAACAGATCGCCCGTTCCTCCGCAAACGTTCTGCCGCTGGTTCTTCCGACGGAGCTCTTCAGTTCACCCCCGCGCCGTTATATCCCTATAAAGCGCGCGAAACATCTCAATCTTGAGGGAAATACAGCGACGGTCGTCAGCACCGAAGCGAATTCACCCACGGGTCCCGTAGGGAAAAGAACTACTTTGGATTACGACGCCCTTTATACAGCCGTAATTGGCACCACGAGAAGTCCTTTGGCCGCCGTCAACGGCCAGGGAAGTCCGTCAGATTATTACGCCGTTACAGAGAGCCCTGCGGAGACGACTGTTACGAGGACGAGCCTCGCGACAACTTACGTACCCAGTCAAATATCCGCCTCGTACACCGTACAGCGGCAGAAGCCCCTGTCTCAAGCCGCACGCAAGAAGGATTTCCTACCCATAGTCGCCACTTACGACGATCCCAATGACGAGAAATCAAGTTTAAGCGAGAATTCTGGAATCGCGCTTTACAATAAATTCGCGGGCTTGTATTCAACTAACATCCCTAACGCGCAAAAAGCAATTACGCAAGACTTCCAGCAGCCCTCGCAACAGCAAGCCTCCACCCTTCCTTACGCaactttaaaatcttttacttCCACGCTGCTGAAAGACCGGCCGACTGCCTCCTCTAAAGTTGAGCCGTATTATGATAGCGGATTACTCACTTCACAAGATATAGACGGAAAACCCAGCGAGAACAACGACGAAAACTTCGAGACGGACGGGCGATCTCGCGTTAAAGACGCAGACGAGACTGCAGAAGAGGGTAATGACGATAATGACAATAACGACGATAATGACGATGTCGAGAATTACAAAACTCGAGCCAATCAAGAAGCTTACAAGAAAGTTTATAAGACGCCGAATAAACACCGAGAAGAGGAGGATCGCGTAGAAAAGGAGGAAGATCGTTATCCGCAGCAGAGCCGTAATTATGGCTATCAAGATAAACGTTacaaatttgatgaaaatgaCCAAAGTAGCAAAGACGGTAGGCGCGCGAAACAGGAGAGCGTCCGGCATGAGAATGACGATGATGAAGAGGAAGTCGATGAAACGAAGGAGGAAGCCGATGAAACAAAAGAGGAAGCCGATGAGGAGGAATACGCCGGAAGTAACGTCGGAGAGAGTAAAGATAGAGACAATGATGATCATCGTCGTCAATACAATAAGTATGAATACGACAGGGATAATTTTGATGACCGGCAACGTGAGAAATTAAGCTATGATCGTAAGAAAGATAACAAATCGAAGGATCGTCGTGATAAAGATTATGAGAGTGACGTTGACCGTAGATTTGAaagcaacaaatattttaggaCCACGAAATCGTATGATGACGATAAAACGCGTGAGCAGGATAGAGAGTATCACGAACGCTTTGGTAAAAAGAAGAAGTTAGAGAATGATAACAAGAAAGATCGACGAGATCGCAAGTATCAAAAATCCGAAGATGGGAATGTTGCCGAAGACAAACCACTTGCTCAACGATCTTACAGACAGGACGAAAGATACGAAGAGGAGCAAAACAATGATGATAGTAAACGCAACTATCGAATATCTCCGCGAAAAGACTCGCTTCGGGAAGAACACGAGGAGTACGACGAATCCAATCCCGCGCACGTACGTGAGGAATATCGTCATCAGCATGTCAGAGATGATCCTCGCGGTATCGACTATAGGGAAGATAAGGATAACGATAAGGAGGAAGCGCACGGTGATCACGTGCACGGCGAGACTCAAGAACACGCGCATAAACACGAGGAACACGAAAAGAAGAAACATGGGGGAAATCATAAATTCGAAGAAGGTGGAGGTGCAGAACACGAAGAGGAACATCATGGTCACAAGGGAGAAAAAGGCGACAAGGtacattgtttatttaaacattgcgtttttttaaggatttatttaccaaaaaaatgttgcaattatcataatttaaatataatatgcataCAGTACTGATTTTTTCAGAAAGTTTTCGAAAAAGTTTCACAAATCACtgataaagtttaaattaatcagtctgattttaaagataattactAGATAGtatgctaaataattttttttaattacatacatctgattactaaaaaattataatcagttATTCGTGGTTTTTCTGTCGTACCCTCAAATATCATAATAGATATTGCATTGTTATACAAATCTAAAGCTATCATTTCgtcatattataataaaaaaaattatgttttataaagtattttttattaatttttataactgctttatttatttaaattataaataattatacagtttattttgtttacttatatttttaataaaataaatttttaacaataaattaactttttatttaattattttttattctaattattttttatgtacaaattattatgtgtacaatttaatggaaatatttaatggaattttatggaaaataatataattatgttaattatacCATATGTTGACGATGAAAGcttgaatattaataagttGAAGTAGAGCATCGTACATGATGTTCATCATTCCGAGATCTTGATTCTAATCCATTAATGATTCAGTAACCAGgaagtaaaaagtaataaataagaattaattaataacagttTTCAGTttaagctaaaaaaatttaaaaaagataaaagaataataatttaaaataaaatattttgttatttatatatagttgtAGCTACTTTCAGCTAAAAAGGTATTAGatcaaattatatgtatagttatTAGAAAAAGTGTGCGTTACATTACTGGCTTATTATTAGTTAGAAAAGTTAGACAGTGATGATGTATGACACAACTTTATTAGCTCATAGTTAGTCAGCCACTAGACTCAATTTCTGCCAGGACTCTTTAACCtttcacatttttttgcaCGACAATTCTAAAAAGATTCTGTGACATGTGAAATATTGcaacaaaaatgtttctaaaatttatttaataaataaaaaacatattgagtgttctgaaaaattattttcgtgaaTTTTAAACAGAAGAACCGTAAATACGGAACCGACAGATGGCCGTGGCAGACATCTATTTCTCTGAAGTAAAAATAGTTCCAGTTTTCGAACTCTTGATTTCGATATTTCGAAAGATTGCAAATTTTCAGCAACTTTTCTATAAGATCTTAAATGTCAGATTTACggacattttattatttcagagCTGTCTcaaaaatgttgcaaatatACTTCGCAAGTTTTATGgaatgttttactttttaattaatagatttcTGAGACAtctctgaaaaattttactgctgtatgatttataatcttttgtcaactatgtttaaattatgataattataatcattctTTTTGTTAGTTTAACATATTGTATACTAGTATTATAGTAGTaacagttattaaaatatggttcctaaaaatttaagtaaaattattttaatatttaattataattataaattaatcataattaaatgCTTTCTTCTCTCAGTGTAATTTTGGTAATTGTTAACGGTTttctgtttattatttaaagggATATAAAGTTTGGCACGAACACGAGAAGGCCGAAAAGGGACATCACGATAAAGAGCATGCCAGCAAAGAGTTCGATGAAAAAGGTGGTGAAGAGAAGAAACATGATGAAGATGGTGGATACCACGAGGAACATCATCATGATGAAGGGGGTAAGAAGGTAGCAGAATTTGGCGAGAAAGGCGAACACAAAAAGGGTCACAGTACGCATGGCGAACATTCGGTGCATAAGAAGGTAATGTTCATAGAAAAAagttagtattaaattaaaagtataataataaagatttgtggatctaaaaattataataaaatatataattgataaatggtatatgatatttaaattatatatttttagtcacgCAATAATGGGAAAAGTAACTTATagtattaagttaaaattaatatatttgatttgaaaattacgtatatataaaatcttaaacttcagcaatattatatttttattttaatattataatattgaatcgttaaaaacacaatataattattttaataccattattattaaaaaatttttattcttggtTTGAAGATATTATGTTTtctgtttaatatttcttcctctcaaatcataaaattattaactaaataatGAGATACTTTTCTTGGTGAAACTATAGAAATCTTTGTACAAGTAAGTTACGCTTGTTTTATGCTATTATACTTCGAAAGATGTTTCCCtaggaatattttatatctttatgtatatacggtacggaaattaaattcttaatagAATAGAAATTGCAACAATATTTCACTGCTGATAACTTTGTAGGACGAATTCGAGAAGAATACCGAGTTCTTCGACGAGTTCCACGAGGACGGTGGCGTGGAGAAGCACGGCGAGCACCATCACGATCACGAATTGAAAAAGGGCGGTCACAAGAAGAAGGGACATCACGACAGTGCGGATCACGAAGAGAAGCACGGCAAGAAAGAAAAGCACGAGAAAGGCGGCCATCATCACGAGCACAAGGGCCACAAGGTCGACGAAGGTCACGATCATCATTACGATCACGATCACAAGTATGGCAAAAAGGAGGGGCGCGAGCATGGAAAAAAGTGGAGCTACAAGAAGGGCGACGACGGCGGGGACGCGGGTGGCGGTCACAAGCATCGTTGAGGCGAAATAAGACGCTGTGATCGCAGGGGGCGAGAGTAGTGTGACTTTGCGATTCTCGCGATCGTTGCCAAACTTTGATATCGCAGTACTTTCGAAATAGATTAATATTGCTTTGTTTAACGTTGATATCGATCGCATATAATCGacatgttatatattactttagagAGCGGTTTACCTGCTCGGTCGTTGTTGGTACCTATATCGATCACCTACGCTTGAGATATGACATATTATGCGCTTTAGCTTACGCTGTTATATCTAGCTCCGGTTAAGCAAGAGTAAACGTCACAGCGAGCATTAATTCAGGCGGAAGTAACCGATTGTCTTTCGCGAATTGAATCTCTTGCAAATCCGGAAAACTCGCACTATCGAGTGTGTGcggataaattattctttttctcttcttatttaatgaaaatttactcGTACATCATTCGAACGTCTTGCGACATAGTAAAAGAAGAGCTGGTGGAACGATTTGAAAGTTTGAATTAAGAAATTGTTATCTAgcaaataagatttttaatattaattttttgtacactaTACCGTTTGTAACATCGAGGACATTTGTGGTTTTCTTACGCAtcttacaaaaagttaaaaaaatgtttaagaaatttatataaatcaaaactattagaacaaattttttttctctcttattatttttgtgaatcttttaatatcgtaattaaaggacattttataaataaaatttcttaacaaaaaaatattaatgcgaaataataatgttaattaaaaaatagtacatCATGTAACAATGATGTAAGATCGGCCTTTTGTGCACGAGTACGAGGAGTGGGCGCACGGGCCGTAGGCGAGTGCGTTCACCCACACGAGTGCAAAAGGCCGTTACGCccatgttacatatttttgttacgttGATGTGTGATCCCTTGAGTGGCTTGGGTTCTCGCTAATTGACAGGTTAGCCAAGGTTAGGATCGCAAAAAGCGATGAAACGTCGGTTAATTCTGCGAAAGTTACCATATGTGTATTGCGAGATGACGCACAGACGAGCGTTGCAATGATCAAACGTGCTGAAAAAGTCACGCTGGAATGTTTTTTGTCACGATTCACGTCGTCTATTAAAGGACAAGAACTGTACAATAATGTTAACGTGTTGAAAGCGGCGACTTTACCCACTAAGAAAGTGACATGAGAAGGACAACTTTCGACGCACACGTAACagaaaaagcattttaaagtttaGAAGGTGTAATTTTTGCCTAACGCACTATATCATCCAAACAAATTTTGCAGCTATTTCTTTAAGATACGTCCTTGAAAACTTCTCCATTTGTGATTTTTCCAGATAATTTTTAGCGCAAGATACAAGCAAATCGCAAACATTCTTGAATTTATGAACGATAGTGTATATTATgtgttagttttattttatctgttATTACTATGTTCCTGGtatattgtttacataaacattttcttattaataaaacacgTTCAAATTAAAAGaccgtaatttttattactgctAAGAAAACGTCAAACTTCTTACAACTAAATTGTTCGAatctattttatacaaatatttcttgtgatCACTAATGAAACGATATTCCgataatgaaatattcaataaGTGTCGCGCGTTTCATCGGTCACTCTCAATTACGaagtaatacaattaatttagaaagcAATACTTCGCTGTTGCGTGCAATTGAAGATGCCGATGATGAAGTTCGCTGAAACTGCAGTTTCTTCGTTATTTCTGTCGACTTCTTATTCTCTTGCCTACGTTTTCGTCATAAACGTGAGAATAAATTCCATTTTATGTTCATGTTAAAGGGATTACTATCCACATGGGAATACAACGCGCAAGTGGGCGACGGAACAGTGCCATTTACTGTCTCCTGCGATTAGAAGggatgttaaaaaatgtctcTCTCCGAACGTTTGTAAGGGAATTCCCTGAAGCAGTCGTTTAACGGAAATGACCGTAAGGATTAATTACGCGAGAGGCGCATTTGTTCTTTCGATCTTCTTAtccttccttctttcttcccgtcgaaagaaatgataataCGCTCTTTCGTCTTTGTTGCCTCCGGAGTTCGAGTATCGATCGGTCGCGTGGCATTCAGCCGGGAATTGCAAGGGTGATTTCgcaacgagagagagagagagagagagagagagtcgcgGATGCAAATGACAGACGATTTACGATCCGCAGTTTATTAGAGAAGCTATCGGTCTCTTTGGCAGTCGCGATAAAAGATCTCAAGTGAAATCAAGTTAATATCCGAGCATCATTAATGATCGAGGTGTCGGCCGAGTGACGCGTTTAGTGTTGGCGGTATCGCCGATTATCCGGTGTTTAATCCACGTGGGAATCGACCAGCGGCATTGTCCACTCGCCCTCGCGTTGCTATCCGCATGCTATCAGGGTGATACTTACGCTTTTACACAGCTGATAACAGTGGCACTATTAAGCTATGCGCGCAAAGTGCAGCTTTTTCTCGTTTTATCCCATCCCAGTCCCATTGTTTTTATCGCACTGCGTACGGGCACTCCACCTATGTAGGATGGAATGCGTCTGATAAATCAGGATGAAGGACAACTGAAATGCATTCGTAATAAGGTCGcagtttaaatttttgcaagaaCAGGGCGAGcgcaaatacgtaaaaaagcACGTTCCTGAAATCGTGTCGAATTCCCGGCATTTCCATTCTTGGTATTTCTCATTGCAGGAATTATTTGCGTCTCAGTTCTTGCTTTTAACGTAATAATGCGCGATCGGATCATGGATTCTCAAGAACAaagaagataaagataaaatgttcgttttatgcgttttatttgctttattaattacaaatgtcCTTAAGAGCAATATTGCATATCTCTATTTTAATACGGAAACGTTAGCTCAGATCTCTTTGAATGTTCttttcgtttctttctttatgaattaatttttatgcgaGAACATATTCATTATGCTATAGCAAActgactttaattaaatttttttcctatttatttattttttgtttaaaacaaacaCATCACAAATATATCACGAACAAATATTCATGATGTTTCCATTGAGATATATGTGTGcttgaatatatcttttatttttattagagagTCGTTACTAATTCACttcaaatgttaaaacatgatattataatcaatccaagttgaaattttactcCTACTTTCGACTTCAATTAGATCTTTTGATCTCCCTAGTTTgtgttttaaaatagtaatcaGAAAAGTTTTTAACCTTGAGATTAAAAAGAAGTTTTTGGCAAAATATCTCAAAACCCTTCATAGATCTTATTATAGTCAATAGTCTATAATCAGTGACTATAATAAGATTTGTGGATTTAAATTAGGTCACTTAAATAAATCACACAAATATACAGAGAGACGTGAACAATTGAAACGATATATTTTgtctaatatttatatataaatgtaaatacattttaagttCTACAAATTTGCACGCCTTAAAACGCAATCATAAATTGAATCTAAAacagtattttaaattgaattaatcgcCAACTTTCATTAATGCTATACAAGCATCTTTAACAGACTAAAAacgaaatataattacactGTGTAAAAAAACTCTAATTAATTTGGAAttgttataattgtatatcaaacatatcaaaattaatcgtGATCGTAAATTACTAACAAGTAATGATGTCAGTTCAAATCCAAAACGCCTTCAGCACATGGCACGATGCAAATCACGATCAATGTTTGTGATAATTACGGACAAATTAAACTTGGCATAGAGTAACTTCTACTATTAGTACCCGAATGAAGTACAACATACTCTACTTAGAATCCGTCCATTATCCACAATGAAAGTACTGAGTAGAATCAAAATTCATTACATATCAGGTGTTTAacacagaaatatttattatacttctcttatattttaataagtttaaatttcgCTAATTTATCTGTTCTTTGTTTTAATCTTCTcttgtttacattaaaaaaaaaagcaaattgcagttattataatttaattataattgctatttattttttataccaaCTGTACGTATATTTATAGTTGTTTTAACCATGCAAAttgtaactattaattattattattaccatgTAAATAGaacacaaatattaaaaaaaaaatacttttataatattatgattggatttatttaaaaatatttattttatttttattgtccaCATCTCttgatatttcattatattaaaaatttatgatgtttttaatagtaaaatcTTTTTGTCGTTAACAGAACTATACAGGATTATTATCAGCATTAAACCAgtataattatagtaataactataaaaatggagCTTCATAGATACACACTTTTCTCTCACAAAGGGAGGAAgactagaaataaaaatgcggttttaatttgttgtaaaagtaatatattataatatattattaatgtaatttgttataaaagatAGTCTTTTATATCCATATTAAGAATCCAAAACCGTAGTTTCATAGaactttttagtatttttaaaagttagcaaataatcaaaattaataatcaaattaaaataataaatttaaaagcattaaattttgattaatcaCTTTGGAAGTATAATCATCTTAGAGAAAGGAGGAAAGAAGTTAAGTATTACGTCATTCCAAAACCAATCTTTTTTGATGCATAAGTATAAATACAGTTTGGCTAAGATATTTTCATCGCAGTGTAGCGAACAACGTTAACTCTTTTGTACTGGTGGGGCATATATGTTCTggtctttaaaaaatttatatcttccacaaaaatgaagatagTGAAGTCTTTTTGTGTCAAAATCAAGATAGCAAATTCTTTTTGagcttttttaaaagcttattaagattaatcataaaaaagctttatttcaaaataaatagagTTAATGGATTAAAatgctaattattttttatttatttacatataagttaatatatacaGGTATCTGCAAATTTGCGCGTTCAGAGTACAAGATTTGATACTTTATGCTAAAAAAACAACCtttctttaacaaaattacatcCGACAAGTAGTTTTTGTAAGAGAGAAGGTTAAAGTTAACGAATAAAGTGCTTTTGTCTCTGTAGCGTTCAACTCTTGCGTGTGCTTTTCCTCACTtgttcatttaaaaataaagacgaGTGTAAATAGCAATATTTAGCTTAACGAGTTGAAGATAATCTTctattattctaaatattatgtaattgcataattttataatcattaatGCAATCACTAAATAACGATACAttactaattaaatatgaatacataatttgtacaattaccgaacaatagatttattatgcaacagtgattaaaaataaagtaaaatattcgGATTATAGTATTGCaacaactatatatatataacagttGTAACAGTTGTAACGATATCTGgaaatttatcacaatttttatctttttataatttttacgattttttaaaattctcctATACTTTGTAAatgattgttttaaaaatttgtgataaatttcCAGATAACGATACAACTGTTCCTGAAATTTTACCTTACTATGTAATTATaccttatataattatatattttaaaataatatatatttaataattttaaacaagttctttgtattttttataaagaatctAATTAGTATAAATCAACagatactaaaataatttttttttaattttctaatatttactttattaatatttattacaacataATTTGTAGGTtccataatttcaaaattttcatattttattgttaatttttgaaaaaattaaaggatGTCTGAAACTAACATTTGGAAGGACAATTAATTGCAACAAACTGCATTTCAAAAGAAGTATTTccacttttttaattctttcctTGTCGGTGTACGTTTTCGCGGCTGAAGTTGTCGcgatattatcaaatataagaCGATTTCCCGTTTCGCGCAACTCGTCGCGAAATACTCAGCGTAAATATGCAAATACCCGCTCGGATTTTGCTCATTTACCTCTTCGCGAGTTTGGACTTTTACGACGGTGCAGTTTGCACGATAgaaatagatagatagatagatagatagaaagagagagagggaacgTTCTGGCGAACGGAAAGCGGGCAACGAGCGAGTCCGCTGTTTACGAGTGGTTTAGCAGAAAATCCCGCGGAAATCCTCCGCCGAGTGTAGCTGTGATGCGTATCCACCGCGTATGGCGGATAGTCATAAACGTTTAACCGCATCGCCGTCGGACTTAGCGCCGGGACGCTTCCCTTCGGCGCGGTTTATGGAATAACTTTCGTCCGATGAAAGAATCCCCCGCACGTACACGCGCACACGCGCATGCACGTGAACCACTTGCGGGAGTAAT
Above is a window of Monomorium pharaonis isolate MP-MQ-018 chromosome 10, ASM1337386v2, whole genome shotgun sequence DNA encoding:
- the LOC105833575 gene encoding uncharacterized protein LOC105833575 produces the protein MKTSRKPVAMVLLLLIHLLTLQIGNAGRNHTNVLSAHPKIVLEEVTVTGSGNNTRVVANAVAEDVSKLDDEIRSLLSKREIRKGLHSTTTNLVPIDQDAAQSRATIVNTNEEDDIEDLEIMSRVVEKYEPQRLTSRKTKRKIVDGSNGTHNVHGKVGGPITELEKAYAEVLRNISRKAPELSLNNADVTRNPYLSQAVKQLKQVYIPKVTNRPPTNDGTVQLHSDIDFSFTSPALKSKKSRKLLKKYHQLNHTSTTPRFSSAEESRSDEETADSSNESSTPAGYLNVPGGKTKLKYGSSVPTSSSDPAKKIKSPKWNTQDFSIQVTSPFTLRLNNTNSNFNVNNLKNSNVTSEANVVQLPPSSYNVVPRPFSISPSANSFVTANIDALYRKPGATPTGFGQQQQIARSSANVLPLVLPTELFSSPPRRYIPIKRAKHLNLEGNTATVVSTEANSPTGPVGKRTTLDYDALYTAVIGTTRSPLAAVNGQGSPSDYYAVTESPAETTVTRTSLATTYVPSQISASYTVQRQKPLSQAARKKDFLPIVATYDDPNDEKSSLSENSGIALYNKFAGLYSTNIPNAQKAITQDFQQPSQQQASTLPYATLKSFTSTLLKDRPTASSKVEPYYDSGLLTSQDIDGKPSENNDENFETDGRSRVKDADETAEEGNDDNDNNDDNDDVENYKTRANQEAYKKVYKTPNKHREEEDRVEKEEDRYPQQSRNYGYQDKRYKFDENDQSSKDGRRAKQESVRHENDDDEEEVDETKEEADETKEEADEEEYAGSNVGESKDRDNDDHRRQYNKYEYDRDNFDDRQREKLSYDRKKDNKSKDRRDKDYESDVDRRFESNKYFRTTKSYDDDKTREQDREYHERFGKKKKLENDNKKDRRDRKYQKSEDGNVAEDKPLAQRSYRQDERYEEEQNNDDSKRNYRISPRKDSLREEHEEYDESNPAHVREEYRHQHVRDDPRGIDYREDKDNDKEEAHGDHVHGETQEHAHKHEEHEKKKHGGNHKFEEGGGAEHEEEHHGHKGEKGDKGYKVWHEHEKAEKGHHDKEHASKEFDEKGGEEKKHDEDGGYHEEHHHDEGGKKVAEFGEKGEHKKGHSTHGEHSVHKKDEFEKNTEFFDEFHEDGGVEKHGEHHHDHELKKGGHKKKGHHDSADHEEKHGKKEKHEKGGHHHEHKGHKVDEGHDHHYDHDHKYGKKEGREHGKKWSYKKGDDGGDAGGGHKHR